From a single Adhaeribacter swui genomic region:
- a CDS encoding VOC family protein, with protein sequence MDPFVLPDTTSIAQVTLRTHRLPALTQFYEQVIGLKVIRQHANAAYLSATGQEPALLILEQDVTAPRQSAQQPGLFHVAYLLPNRLELARWWQHFRASNWPLQGLGDHRVSEAIYLADPDQNGIEIYADRPRSTWPIQNGQVQMTTDPVDVESLQQEVPVPDKPWTGLPVGTCIGHVHLQVSNLNLARTFYHELLGFAITQQSYPGALFVAAGGYHHHLGLNTWRSRATLPRNPQATGLASFQIQVPDALTLHQVTTRLQDADYLVKTIAGNKIQVTDKDGITVELATNA encoded by the coding sequence ATGGATCCTTTTGTGCTACCAGATACCACCAGTATTGCCCAGGTAACGTTGCGCACCCACCGGTTGCCGGCGCTTACCCAATTTTACGAACAGGTAATCGGGTTAAAAGTCATCCGTCAGCATGCAAACGCCGCTTATTTATCGGCTACCGGCCAGGAACCGGCTTTGTTAATCCTGGAACAAGATGTAACCGCACCCCGGCAAAGTGCCCAGCAGCCGGGTTTGTTTCATGTAGCCTACTTGTTGCCCAATCGTTTAGAGTTAGCGCGCTGGTGGCAGCATTTCAGGGCTAGCAACTGGCCCTTGCAAGGCCTCGGCGACCACCGGGTGAGCGAGGCGATTTACCTCGCCGATCCGGACCAGAACGGGATTGAAATTTATGCGGACCGCCCCCGGTCTACCTGGCCCATCCAAAATGGCCAGGTACAAATGACCACCGACCCCGTAGATGTGGAAAGTTTGCAGCAAGAAGTACCGGTTCCGGATAAACCCTGGACCGGCTTACCTGTGGGTACCTGTATTGGCCACGTGCATTTACAGGTAAGCAATTTAAACCTGGCCCGTACTTTTTATCATGAGTTACTGGGTTTTGCCATTACGCAGCAATCTTATCCGGGAGCTTTGTTTGTCGCGGCCGGCGGTTACCATCACCACCTGGGCCTAAATACCTGGCGCAGCCGGGCAACGCTGCCCCGTAACCCCCAGGCTACCGGCCTGGCTTCTTTTCAAATTCAGGTACCCGATGCCCTTACGCTGCACCAAGTAACAACCCGCCTGCAGGACGCAGACTATCTGGTTAAAACAATTGCTGGTAATAAAATACAGGTAACCGATAAAGACGGCATTACCGTGGAACTGGCAACAAATGCTTGA
- a CDS encoding T9SS type A sorting domain-containing protein — protein sequence MKTKLLPAHAFQSTVYRAPGWLRWVFFLLFTVYFANSSWAQTKVWDKTLGGNQQDNLTSALATPDGGYLMGGTSISGKSGDKTDYSRNGRASDLEKRKDYWVVKVDSKGQKVWDKTFGGNNKDELEKIITTPDGGFLLGGTSYSGKSGDKSESSRGGSDYWIVKIDNNGNKQWDKTFGGSEYDRLYTLVPVLGGGYLLGGSSDSGKSGDKSATPKGEYDAWVIRIQANGTKIWDKTFNLGGHNFMKEIVRTRDGNYVLGVDASGYYALAKITDTGKELWRQLYLTIGSETGNDILESVTVTADGGFLLSGSSESEANDVKSDSSRGAEDYWLLKVDANGNRLWDKTYGGNNNDYLTDVTPTKDGGFLLGGYSNSDVGFEKSEGQLGPITPNVSYSGFDYWIIKINKSGKILWDKVYGGTQSDRLAALVKSPEGYVLAGTSSSPPGAYKSEKSRGGDDYWLINIKELNKLGQKVTFDPIPTKKTGDAPFALTAGSTSRLPVKITIVSGPATIKNNVVTLTGSGVVTVKASQAGNQTYLPAPDVIQTFLVTNFLKKWDVTLGGPSHDNLSAMIATPDGGYLLGGVSLSNKGGEKSQNNKSNDYDYWIIKIDKAGIKIWDKTFGGTGADYLKDITVTTDGGYLLGGYSSSGISGDKTGANRGNANTYDYWIVKINANGQQVWDRTFGGQGNDPDYGGDLLEKVVATPDGGFLLAGTSASGIGAEKTQAKGGEDYWVIKINARGNKIWDKAYGGSAINNTPLTGNDMLRDLIPTPDGNYLLAGSSWSGTSTDKSEANQGFRDYWIIKIDSQGNRLWDKTYGGNSSDDLSTVIATSDGGYLVGGSSVSGISGEKSEKNLAESYVDYWVLKIDAIGKKIWDKTYGGQNHDYLRALAETNDNGYLLGGTTYSDKGFDKNEPSRGLQDFWLVKVNSNGSKVDEKTYGGENYDDLIKILPAPENKYIIGGSSGSGISTDKTQASRGNYDYWLLQIQDKAAPGKLTWDAGYGGTNRERLMTVLPTRDGYLLGGFSLSSQDGTKSQTSFGANDFWLIKTEANGQKIWDKRYGGSANDYLNAIIPTADGGYLLGGSSDSGQDGNKSQSSRGSRDYWIVKVNSQGTKQWDKRYGGSGFEDIRALATLPNGDYLLGGYSDSPADGDKTENSQGQKDFWIVRIKPNGTKVWDRRYGGTADEELEALVVTNSGKIILGGSTNSGISGQVSHRSRGSWDYWLLEIDDTGTLLWEKRYGGAGQDKLTALIHASDNNYVLAGTSASGKGGDKSQASQGKEDYWLLKVNSATGAKLWDKRFGGTGTELAWALKETPDKGYVLGGSSDSGISGDKSQNSQGKTDFWLIKTDAAGIRQYDQRYGGNQEDELRAIWPLSKGGYVLAGRSNSGKSGDKTTANLGNTDYWLLQTAPDLLTNPLVATRTATEIEEIKTFRTYPNPFRDKVIIHYTPTQTQIISVQVYSSEGKIVAHLYQGPVEAGREQTWEWLPESYRASGLYLLRVQAPDKMHTSKLLLAR from the coding sequence ATGAAAACAAAATTACTTCCGGCTCACGCTTTTCAATCAACAGTTTACCGCGCGCCCGGGTGGTTGCGCTGGGTATTTTTCCTTCTTTTCACGGTTTACTTTGCCAATAGTTCCTGGGCCCAAACCAAAGTGTGGGACAAAACCCTGGGCGGCAACCAACAAGATAACCTGACAAGCGCGTTGGCTACGCCGGATGGCGGCTACTTAATGGGAGGAACTTCTATCTCGGGGAAATCCGGGGATAAAACGGACTACAGTCGCAATGGCCGGGCTTCGGATCTGGAAAAAAGAAAAGATTACTGGGTAGTAAAAGTAGATAGTAAAGGGCAGAAAGTATGGGATAAAACCTTTGGCGGAAACAACAAAGACGAACTCGAAAAAATAATTACTACGCCGGATGGGGGTTTTCTGTTGGGCGGCACGTCTTACTCCGGCAAAAGTGGCGATAAAAGTGAAAGCAGCCGGGGCGGAAGCGATTACTGGATTGTAAAAATTGATAACAATGGCAATAAACAATGGGATAAAACCTTTGGCGGCTCAGAATATGATCGGTTGTATACCCTGGTTCCGGTTTTAGGCGGCGGATACCTACTGGGAGGAAGCTCTGATTCCGGCAAAAGCGGCGATAAAAGCGCAACTCCAAAAGGAGAATACGATGCCTGGGTCATTAGAATTCAAGCAAACGGCACTAAGATCTGGGATAAAACTTTTAACCTGGGAGGCCATAATTTTATGAAAGAGATTGTGCGTACCCGGGATGGCAATTATGTACTGGGGGTTGATGCAAGCGGTTATTATGCTCTTGCGAAAATAACGGACACAGGCAAAGAACTCTGGCGACAACTTTACTTAACTATCGGTAGCGAAACAGGAAACGATATTTTAGAATCCGTAACTGTTACTGCGGATGGCGGTTTTCTACTAAGCGGAAGCTCAGAATCCGAGGCGAATGATGTTAAATCAGATTCTTCGCGGGGGGCCGAAGATTACTGGTTGTTAAAAGTAGATGCGAATGGCAATAGACTCTGGGATAAAACCTACGGGGGAAACAATAACGATTACCTCACAGATGTAACCCCAACCAAAGACGGTGGTTTTCTGTTAGGCGGCTATTCTAATTCGGATGTTGGCTTTGAAAAAAGCGAAGGCCAGTTAGGCCCTATAACCCCCAACGTTTCGTACAGCGGTTTTGATTATTGGATTATTAAAATAAATAAATCAGGTAAAATACTTTGGGATAAAGTTTATGGAGGAACCCAATCTGATCGGTTAGCTGCGTTGGTAAAATCACCGGAAGGTTACGTATTAGCGGGTACGTCTAGCTCTCCGCCCGGGGCATACAAATCAGAAAAAAGCCGGGGCGGCGATGATTACTGGCTCATAAACATTAAAGAACTAAATAAATTAGGCCAAAAAGTAACTTTCGATCCCATTCCCACTAAAAAAACCGGAGACGCCCCATTTGCCCTTACTGCTGGTTCAACTTCTAGATTGCCTGTTAAAATTACTATTGTTTCCGGGCCGGCTACCATTAAAAATAATGTAGTAACCTTAACCGGTTCTGGCGTTGTAACCGTTAAAGCCAGCCAAGCTGGTAACCAAACCTATCTGCCGGCGCCGGATGTTATTCAAACGTTTCTGGTAACTAATTTTTTAAAAAAATGGGATGTTACTTTAGGCGGTCCTTCGCACGATAATCTATCTGCCATGATTGCCACCCCGGATGGAGGTTACCTGCTCGGCGGCGTATCCTTATCAAATAAAGGCGGAGAAAAAAGCCAGAACAATAAAAGTAACGACTACGACTATTGGATAATAAAAATTGATAAAGCCGGCATAAAAATCTGGGATAAAACTTTTGGGGGTACGGGTGCCGATTATTTAAAAGATATAACTGTTACCACAGATGGCGGCTATCTGCTGGGTGGCTATTCTTCGTCGGGCATTAGCGGCGATAAAACCGGGGCAAACCGCGGCAATGCCAATACCTACGATTACTGGATCGTTAAGATTAATGCAAACGGGCAACAAGTATGGGATAGAACTTTTGGTGGCCAGGGCAACGATCCCGACTACGGCGGCGATTTATTAGAAAAAGTAGTAGCAACGCCAGATGGTGGTTTTCTTTTGGCTGGCACTTCCGCTAGTGGTATTGGCGCTGAAAAAACCCAGGCAAAAGGAGGCGAAGATTACTGGGTTATTAAAATAAATGCCCGGGGAAATAAAATCTGGGACAAAGCCTACGGGGGCAGCGCCATAAACAATACCCCACTAACTGGCAACGATATGCTGCGCGATCTAATACCCACCCCAGATGGTAATTATTTGCTGGCTGGCAGTAGCTGGTCTGGTACCAGCACCGATAAAAGCGAAGCTAACCAGGGCTTCCGGGATTACTGGATTATTAAAATTGATTCGCAAGGTAACCGGCTCTGGGATAAAACGTACGGCGGCAACAGCAGCGACGATTTAAGTACCGTGATTGCCACCTCCGATGGCGGTTATTTGGTGGGCGGCAGTTCTGTTTCGGGGATTAGCGGCGAAAAATCAGAGAAAAATTTAGCTGAATCGTACGTAGATTACTGGGTTTTAAAAATTGATGCCATTGGTAAAAAAATCTGGGATAAAACCTACGGTGGCCAGAACCACGATTATTTGCGGGCCTTAGCAGAGACGAACGACAACGGTTACTTACTGGGCGGCACTACTTATTCCGATAAAGGTTTTGATAAAAATGAGCCCAGCCGGGGTTTACAGGATTTTTGGTTAGTAAAAGTAAACAGCAATGGCAGTAAAGTAGACGAAAAAACCTACGGGGGCGAAAACTACGATGACTTGATTAAAATTCTGCCGGCTCCGGAAAACAAATACATCATTGGTGGTTCATCGGGGTCCGGCATAAGTACAGATAAAACTCAAGCCAGCCGCGGTAACTACGATTATTGGTTACTGCAAATCCAGGATAAAGCAGCGCCAGGTAAGCTTACCTGGGATGCTGGCTACGGGGGTACCAACCGCGAAAGATTAATGACCGTTTTACCTACCAGAGATGGCTACTTATTGGGCGGTTTCTCGTTATCGAGCCAGGATGGCACCAAAAGCCAGACCAGCTTTGGAGCTAACGATTTTTGGTTAATAAAAACCGAGGCCAATGGCCAAAAAATTTGGGATAAACGCTACGGTGGCTCCGCCAACGATTACCTGAATGCCATTATACCTACCGCCGACGGGGGTTATTTACTGGGCGGCAGTTCTGATTCGGGCCAGGATGGAAACAAAAGCCAAAGTTCGCGGGGCAGCCGCGATTACTGGATTGTAAAAGTAAACAGCCAGGGAACCAAGCAATGGGATAAACGTTACGGTGGCAGCGGTTTTGAAGACATCCGGGCGCTGGCCACCTTACCCAACGGCGATTACTTGCTGGGTGGCTACAGCGACTCGCCGGCTGACGGCGATAAAACGGAAAACAGCCAGGGCCAAAAAGATTTCTGGATCGTGCGCATTAAACCCAATGGCACCAAGGTTTGGGATCGGCGTTACGGTGGCACAGCCGATGAAGAACTGGAAGCTTTAGTGGTTACTAATTCGGGTAAAATAATTTTAGGAGGCAGTACCAATTCCGGTATCAGCGGGCAGGTTTCGCATAGATCGCGTGGTAGCTGGGATTACTGGTTACTCGAAATCGACGATACAGGTACTCTTTTGTGGGAGAAACGATACGGCGGGGCCGGTCAAGATAAGCTCACCGCTTTAATTCATGCTTCGGATAATAATTATGTATTAGCCGGCACTTCGGCTTCAGGCAAAGGTGGCGATAAAAGCCAGGCCAGTCAGGGAAAAGAAGATTACTGGCTTTTAAAAGTAAACAGCGCAACCGGGGCGAAGCTGTGGGATAAACGTTTTGGCGGCACCGGTACAGAGTTAGCGTGGGCTTTAAAAGAAACACCGGATAAAGGATATGTGCTGGGCGGCAGTTCCGATTCGGGCATCAGCGGGGATAAAAGCCAGAATAGTCAGGGGAAAACCGATTTTTGGTTAATTAAAACCGATGCTGCGGGCATCCGGCAATACGACCAACGGTACGGCGGCAACCAGGAAGACGAACTGCGCGCTATCTGGCCTTTAAGCAAAGGTGGGTATGTATTAGCCGGGCGCTCTAACTCGGGTAAAAGCGGCGACAAGACTACGGCTAATCTCGGCAACACCGATTACTGGCTCCTGCAAACTGCGCCTGATTTATTAACTAATCCGTTGGTGGCTACCCGCACCGCCACTGAAATTGAAGAAATAAAAACGTTTCGCACTTATCCCAACCCTTTCCGGGATAAAGTAATTATCCATTATACCCCCACTCAAACACAGATTATTTCGGTGCAGGTATATAGCAGCGAAGGCAAAATAGTAGCCCATTTGTATCAAGGTCCGGTAGAAGCTGGTCGGGAGCAAACGTGGGAGTGGCTGCCCGAAAGTTACCGGGCCAGCGGCTTGTACCTTTTGCGGGTGCAGGCACCCGATAAAATGCACACTTCTAAACTGCTGCTTGCCCGATAG
- a CDS encoding DUF4142 domain-containing protein: MNTIQVKLWLLTLLFIGMTVSSCEKDDAGQVNRLTETDFMLRAADSDLFEIQTGQIASGKGTLAEVREFAQNLVIDHMASSKDLKNLAAQKKITLPDSLSAEKRAIRLRLSSESGTAFDKDFVDVQIKAHDEAIKLYEQGARELQDPDIRNFATNTLPNLQAHREHALMVKSKTDAL, encoded by the coding sequence ATGAATACAATTCAGGTAAAGTTATGGCTGCTGACACTGCTGTTTATTGGTATGACGGTGAGCAGTTGTGAGAAGGACGATGCTGGCCAGGTTAACCGTTTAACCGAAACCGATTTTATGTTGCGGGCCGCGGACAGCGATCTTTTTGAAATTCAGACCGGGCAAATTGCCTCGGGGAAAGGCACCCTGGCGGAGGTGCGGGAATTTGCCCAAAATCTGGTAATAGACCACATGGCATCCAGTAAAGATCTTAAAAACCTGGCCGCTCAAAAAAAGATAACTCTACCCGACTCGCTTAGCGCTGAAAAACGGGCCATCCGGCTGCGCTTGTCCAGTGAAAGCGGTACTGCATTCGATAAAGATTTTGTAGATGTTCAAATAAAAGCCCACGACGAAGCTATTAAATTATACGAACAAGGCGCGCGGGAACTTCAAGACCCGGATATCCGGAATTTTGCCACCAACACCTTACCTAATTTACAGGCTCACCGCGAGCATGCCTTAATGGTAAAATCAAAAACCGATGCGTTATAA